The Gallus gallus isolate bGalGal1 chromosome 3, bGalGal1.mat.broiler.GRCg7b, whole genome shotgun sequence genome window below encodes:
- the TRMT11 gene encoding tRNA (guanine(10)-N2)-methyltransferase homolog: protein MAAAGLALQRYLLLLAQEHLEFRLPEITSLLSLCGGQFSSQQEVCVNSPFWILNIPSEEMARGLMRRTVCAKSIFELWGHGRSAGELYASLKNYPTDKMLPYLQPDSTYKIHIHTFNKTLTQAQKIKKIDALEFLPFSGKVNLKNPEHIFWILEDYGMDPNNVPEEPFDLYFGRWIADGQRELIESYSIKKRHFIGNTSMDACLSFVMANHGRVKPNDIVYDPFVGTGGLLISSAHFGAYVCGTDIDYNTIHGLGKASRKNQKWRGPDENIRANLRQYGLEKYYLDALVSDSSRPIWRKGTLFDAIITDPPYGIREATRRTGSQKESVKSSERSTENHIIISSSYHLSDIFFDLLKFAAEYLVMGGRLVYWLPIYRPEYTEEIVPRHPCLKLISNCEQMLSSHTSRRLITMEKVKEFKDQDQNSYLSDGQYMPYKGHNSFREKYFSGVTKRIAKEEKDNQK, encoded by the exons ATGGCGGCGGCGGGCCTGGCGCTGCAGCGgtacctgctgctgctggcgcaGGAGCACCTCGAGTTCCGCCTGCCG GAAATAACATCTTTGCTCTCGCTTTGTGGTGGGCAGTTTAGCAGTCAGCAGGAAGTCTGTGTAAAT tctccGTTTTGGATTCTCAATATTCCTTCAGAAGAGATGGCAAGAGGGCTGATGAGACGGACAGTATGTGCAAA GTCTATATTTGAGCTGTGGGGTCATGGCAGATCTGCAGGGGAACTCTATGCATCCTTGAAGAACTATCCAACGGACAAGATG CTTCCTTATCTACAGCCAGACTCGACatacaaaatacatattcataCATTTAATAAGACACTGACCCAagcacagaagataaaaaagaTAGAT GCTCTTGAATTTCTGCCATTCAGTGGAAAGGTAAATCTGAAGAATCCAGAGCACATCTTCTGGATTTTGGAAGATTATGGAATGGACCCTAACAATGTCCCAGAAGAACCTTTTGATCTGTATTTTGGTAGATGG ATTGCAGATGGCCAAAGAGAACTTATTGAGTCCTATAGTATAAAAAAGAGACACTTTATTGGAAATACTAGCATGGATGCCTGTCTGTCATTCGTCATGGCAAACCATGGGAGAGTAAAACCCAATGATATCGTGTATGATCCATTTGTTGGAACAG GTGGCCTCCTTATCTCCTCAGCACACTTTGGAGCATACGTCTGCGGTACTGATATAGATTACAACACAATCCATGGATTAG gcaaggcaagcaggaAAAACCAGAAATGGAGAGGGCCAGATGAAAATATCAGAGCTAATCTCCGGCAGTATGGTTTAGAAAAATACTACCTCGACGCACTGGTTTCTGATTCTTCGAGACCAATATGGCGAAAGGGGACGTTGTTTGATGCAATCATTACAGACC CACCGTATGGTATCAGAGAAGCTACTCGCAGAACAGGCTCACAAAAGGAATCAGTTAAATCATCTGAGAGAAG CACAGAAAATCACATCATCATTTCATCCAGCTATCATCTGAGTGACATCTTTTTTGACCTATTGAAGTTTGCAGCAGAATATCTGGTGATGGGAGGAAGATTAGTTTACTGGCTGCCGATATACAGGCCTGA atatACAGAAGAGATCGTTCCCCGCCACCCGTGCCTGAAACTTATTAGCAACTGTGAGCAGATGCTTTCCAGCCACACATCAAGGCGCCTGATAACCATGGAGAAGGTGAAGGAATTCAAG GATCAAGACCAGAATTCTTACTTGTCGGATGGTCAGTACATGCCATACAAGGGACACAATTCTTTCCGTGAGAAGTATTTCAGTGGTGTGACAAAAAGAATtgccaaggaagaaaaagacaaccagaagtaa
- the HINT3 gene encoding adenosine 5'-monophosphoramidase HINT3, whose amino-acid sequence MAGEEAAAAAGPGGEQLLAASGGYDGKCVFCRIARREEPGTALLPCQYEDLVCFRDIRPGAPHHYLVVPVEHMGNCKTLKSEHVPIVKRMMEVGKSVLQKNNFSDLNDIRMGFHWPPFCSISHLHLHVLAPASQLGFLSRLIYRINSYWFITAEQLIERLQTEHAAS is encoded by the exons ATGGCGGGCGAGGaggccgcggccgccgccggcccGGGGGGCGAACAGCTTCTGGCCGCGAGCGGCGGCTACGACGGCAAGTGCGTGTTTTGCAGGATCGCCCGCCGGGAGGAGCCGGGCACAGCGCTGCTGCCTTGCCAG TACGAAGACCTCGTTTGCTTTAGAGATATCAGGCCTGGTGCCCCTCACCACTACCTGGTGGTGCCGGTAGAGCACATGGGAAACTGCAAAACACTGAAGTCAGAGCACGTACCCATAG TGAAAAGAATGATGGAAGTTGGAAAATCTGTTctccagaaaaataattttagtgaCTTGAATGATATAAG aaTGGGTTTTCACTGGCCTCCATTCTGCTCAATATCCCACTTGCATCTGCACGTCTTGGCCCCGGCAAGTCAGCTAGGATTCTTATCCAGACTGATTTACAGAATCAACTCCTACTGGTTTATCACA GCTGAGCAACTGATTGAGCGACTGCAAACTGAACATGCTGCCAGCTGA